A single region of the Halobacterium wangiae genome encodes:
- a CDS encoding pyridoxamine 5'-phosphate oxidase family protein, translated as MSQPVPEEVEALLTSEPLVAHLGTSHENRPHVAPLWYTYRDGSIEIVTTGRKLENIQRNPRVALSVQKDEDGRPQWGVTLQGTAEVIEDDEEGREALHRINRKYGVDEDAWSENTPVRIDVDNVKHWEY; from the coding sequence ATGAGCCAGCCCGTCCCCGAGGAGGTCGAAGCACTGCTCACCAGTGAGCCGCTGGTCGCGCACCTGGGAACGAGCCACGAGAACCGGCCGCACGTCGCGCCGCTCTGGTACACCTACCGCGACGGCAGCATCGAGATCGTGACGACGGGCCGCAAACTGGAGAACATCCAGCGGAACCCACGGGTCGCGCTCTCCGTCCAGAAGGACGAGGACGGACGGCCGCAGTGGGGCGTGACCCTCCAGGGGACCGCGGAGGTCATCGAGGACGACGAGGAGGGACGGGAGGCCTTACACCGGATCAATCGGAAGTACGGCGTCGACGAGGACGCGTGGTCGGAGAACACGCCCGTCCGCATCGACGTGGACAACGTAAAACACTGGGAGTACTGA
- a CDS encoding class I adenylate-forming enzyme family protein → MTDAETATGPGGIATEDYEYDREEPHTGVFQWYLERRAASRPDERAYTYSPLGLVNASEAAVTWSELNEEASRLAALLAEEGVEPGEFVATLFPPSPQFAGVYFAAAKLGATLVPLDLRGTPSDHQHVLEATNPVAFVGASQYRDTDFQAILEEVPAFGDIQSTHWLSEGYADDLPEAGEYEWTVANPDGTPNTGDTPGCTDPDAGLLVVFTSGTTGDPKGAVLTHRNVVFQGTAISASWGIDADDTVLVHLPTDHVGGATELMGSAVVGGADVVFLDAFDPGVALQLIESQEVSMVGNVPAMWGMLFNHDDYADTDLSSLEVAVVAGQAPSEDVLAGMAQAATHAVTGWGLTETGGFVTLTDPEAPVSELLDTVGRAFPGFEVRTVDEDDAFLPAGETGELVVRGDGVMREFLSPEHNEGAFVDDEWVHTGDLGFVDSDGDVRLRGRKKNMYISGGYNVYPPEIEETLADHPDVEQAMVIGVEDDSWGEAGHAFVLGRPGSDLDEATLEAYADEELADYKQPVAFTVESELPMTALGKIDRQAIIETYELDPV, encoded by the coding sequence ATGACTGACGCAGAAACAGCGACCGGACCCGGGGGCATAGCTACAGAGGACTACGAGTACGACCGCGAGGAACCACATACGGGCGTCTTCCAGTGGTATCTCGAGCGTCGTGCGGCGAGTAGACCCGACGAGCGGGCGTACACGTACTCGCCGCTCGGACTCGTGAACGCGAGTGAAGCGGCCGTGACGTGGAGTGAACTGAACGAGGAAGCGAGTCGACTCGCCGCACTGCTCGCCGAGGAGGGCGTCGAGCCGGGTGAGTTCGTGGCGACGCTGTTCCCACCGTCACCGCAGTTCGCAGGCGTCTACTTCGCGGCCGCGAAACTCGGCGCGACGCTCGTACCTCTCGACCTTAGGGGGACGCCGAGCGACCACCAGCACGTCCTCGAGGCGACGAATCCGGTCGCGTTCGTGGGCGCCAGCCAGTACCGCGACACCGACTTCCAGGCGATCCTCGAGGAAGTCCCCGCGTTCGGTGACATCCAGTCCACGCACTGGTTGAGCGAGGGGTACGCGGACGACCTCCCCGAAGCAGGGGAGTACGAGTGGACGGTCGCGAACCCCGACGGCACACCGAACACGGGGGACACTCCCGGATGCACGGACCCGGACGCTGGTTTGCTGGTCGTGTTCACGAGCGGGACGACTGGCGACCCGAAGGGCGCAGTTCTCACGCACCGCAACGTCGTCTTCCAGGGCACCGCAATCTCCGCGAGCTGGGGGATCGACGCGGACGACACGGTCCTGGTCCACCTGCCGACCGACCACGTCGGGGGCGCGACCGAACTCATGGGGAGCGCGGTCGTCGGGGGCGCGGACGTCGTGTTCCTCGACGCCTTCGACCCCGGAGTCGCCCTCCAGTTGATCGAGTCCCAGGAGGTCTCGATGGTCGGGAACGTCCCCGCGATGTGGGGGATGCTGTTCAACCACGACGACTACGCCGACACCGACCTCTCCTCCCTGGAGGTCGCGGTCGTCGCTGGGCAGGCGCCCTCCGAGGACGTTCTCGCGGGTATGGCGCAGGCCGCGACGCACGCGGTCACCGGCTGGGGGCTCACCGAAACCGGGGGGTTCGTGACGCTCACCGACCCGGAGGCGCCAGTCTCGGAGCTTCTCGATACCGTCGGGCGGGCGTTCCCGGGCTTCGAGGTGCGCACGGTCGACGAGGACGACGCGTTCCTCCCGGCGGGCGAGACGGGCGAACTCGTCGTGCGGGGCGACGGCGTCATGCGGGAGTTCCTCAGCCCCGAGCACAACGAGGGCGCGTTCGTCGACGACGAGTGGGTCCACACGGGCGACCTCGGATTCGTCGACAGTGACGGCGACGTTCGCCTGCGCGGCCGGAAGAAGAACATGTACATCTCCGGGGGGTACAACGTCTATCCCCCCGAAATCGAGGAGACTCTGGCTGACCACCCCGACGTCGAGCAGGCGATGGTCATCGGCGTCGAAGACGACTCGTGGGGCGAGGCCGGCCACGCATTCGTCCTTGGGCGCCCGGGGAGCGACCTCGACGAAGCCACGCTCGAGGCGTACGCCGACGAGGAGCTCGCGGACTACAAGCAGCCCGTCGCGTTCACCGTCGAATCCGAGCTACCGATGACGGCGCTCGGGAAGATCGACCGTCAGGCCATCATCGAGACCTACGAACTGGACCCCGTCTAG
- a CDS encoding histone family protein yields the protein MSVELPFAPVDSIIREHAGDLRVSADAAEELARRIQRRGATLAADAAERAAADGRKTLMAADFGAESVADGDDLTLPVAPVDRIARLDIDDRFRVAKDARVALAELLEVYATDAARGAVVLAEHAGRRTVQAEDVETYFALVE from the coding sequence ATGAGCGTCGAACTCCCGTTCGCGCCCGTCGACAGTATCATCCGGGAGCACGCTGGCGACTTGCGGGTAAGCGCGGACGCGGCGGAGGAACTCGCGCGCCGCATCCAGCGCCGGGGGGCGACACTGGCAGCGGACGCCGCCGAACGCGCGGCCGCGGACGGCCGGAAGACACTGATGGCGGCCGACTTCGGCGCCGAATCGGTGGCCGACGGCGACGACCTGACGCTCCCGGTCGCGCCGGTCGACCGCATCGCGCGCCTCGACATCGACGACAGGTTCCGCGTGGCCAAGGACGCGCGCGTCGCACTCGCCGAACTACTCGAAGTATACGCGACGGACGCCGCGCGCGGCGCCGTCGTCCTCGCCGAACACGCCGGTCGACGCACCGTACAGGCCGAGGACGTCGAGACGTACTTCGCGCTCGTGGAATGA
- a CDS encoding MaoC family dehydratase, translating to MLGGFYDEVVVGEAVETIGRTITESDVVEYANTTGCWLPIHTDREFAAETDFGERVVQGTFLLGLAEGLLYSNEPTGIRANAGMNDVEFRRPVYIDDTVHFEVEVLEKTPRDEESGVVTLGVEGKNQRGETVVEYRTNLLMITTGAFENDD from the coding sequence ATGCTCGGGGGTTTCTACGACGAGGTGGTGGTCGGCGAGGCGGTGGAGACGATTGGGCGGACGATCACGGAGAGTGACGTCGTCGAGTACGCGAACACGACGGGGTGCTGGTTGCCGATTCACACTGACCGCGAGTTCGCCGCGGAGACGGACTTCGGGGAGCGAGTCGTCCAGGGGACGTTCCTGCTCGGGCTCGCGGAGGGCTTGCTATACTCGAACGAGCCGACTGGGATCCGGGCGAACGCGGGGATGAACGACGTCGAGTTCAGGCGGCCGGTGTACATCGACGACACCGTGCACTTCGAGGTGGAGGTCCTAGAGAAGACGCCGCGCGACGAGGAGAGCGGGGTCGTCACGCTCGGCGTGGAGGGGAAGAACCAGCGCGGGGAGACGGTAGTGGAGTACCGGACGAACCTCCTGATGATCACTACTGGGGCATTCGAGAACGATGACTGA
- the cca gene encoding CCA tRNA nucleotidyltransferase, protein MSEFEAVLDVVRERVDPTPDEQAALAATAERLADRAREAVAELDVDADVLQVGSTARGTWVAGDRDIDLFVRFPPDLSREDLEAYGLQVGNAVLPGGREEYAEHPYVKGVFEGYDVDLVPCYRTDSATEIQSAVDRTPFHNAYLEERLDDDLAGDVRLFKQFLKGVGAYGSDLRTRGFSGYLTELLVVEYGGFREMLEGIREWRPQVHVDPEDHAAATFDDALVVVDPTDPERNVAAVVSATNVARVIHHARAFLADPSEAVFEPDSPDPLDAAGVRGHVERRGTTPLAVVFDAPDLVDDQLYPQLYRSRNGLVRGLEKRGFEVLRAATWADERAVLFAELEVAELSAVERHEGPPVYVSGHAAGFYEKYANTDAYGPFVDGDRYVVERKRDVRTAREFAEDHLTDVALGAHVESIVERGDYEVLTGTDVASLAAEFGAELAGYFDPSA, encoded by the coding sequence ATGAGCGAGTTCGAGGCGGTCCTCGACGTCGTCCGCGAGCGCGTGGACCCGACGCCCGACGAGCAGGCCGCGCTCGCGGCGACCGCAGAGCGGCTCGCAGACCGGGCGCGCGAGGCCGTCGCCGAACTGGACGTCGACGCTGACGTCCTGCAGGTCGGGAGCACGGCCCGCGGGACGTGGGTCGCTGGCGACCGCGACATCGACCTGTTCGTCCGATTCCCACCCGACCTCTCACGGGAGGACCTCGAGGCGTACGGGCTCCAGGTGGGGAACGCGGTGCTGCCGGGGGGCCGCGAGGAGTACGCCGAACACCCCTACGTGAAGGGTGTCTTCGAGGGGTACGACGTCGACCTCGTGCCGTGCTACCGCACGGATTCGGCGACGGAGATTCAGTCGGCGGTCGACCGGACGCCGTTCCACAACGCCTACCTCGAAGAACGGCTGGACGACGACCTGGCGGGCGACGTGCGACTGTTCAAGCAGTTCCTGAAGGGCGTCGGCGCGTACGGCAGCGACCTGCGGACGCGAGGGTTTTCGGGCTACCTCACGGAGCTCCTGGTCGTGGAGTACGGGGGCTTCCGGGAGATGCTGGAGGGCATCCGGGAGTGGCGGCCCCAGGTTCACGTCGACCCCGAGGACCACGCTGCGGCGACGTTCGACGACGCGCTCGTGGTCGTGGACCCGACGGACCCCGAGCGGAACGTCGCGGCCGTCGTCTCCGCGACGAACGTCGCGCGGGTCATCCACCACGCCCGGGCGTTCCTCGCCGACCCCAGCGAGGCAGTGTTCGAGCCGGACTCACCGGACCCACTCGACGCCGCGGGCGTCCGCGGGCACGTCGAGCGACGCGGGACGACGCCGCTCGCGGTGGTCTTCGACGCGCCGGACCTCGTCGACGACCAGCTCTACCCCCAGCTCTACCGCTCGCGTAACGGCCTCGTGCGCGGCCTGGAGAAACGCGGGTTCGAGGTGCTGCGTGCGGCGACGTGGGCAGACGAGCGCGCGGTACTGTTCGCGGAGCTCGAAGTCGCGGAACTCTCGGCGGTCGAACGCCACGAGGGACCACCGGTGTACGTCTCCGGGCACGCGGCGGGGTTCTACGAGAAGTACGCCAACACTGACGCCTACGGGCCGTTCGTCGACGGCGACCGGTACGTCGTCGAGCGCAAACGCGACGTGCGGACCGCCCGCGAGTTCGCCGAAGACCACCTGACGGACGTCGCTCTCGGCGCGCACGTCGAATCCATCGTCGAGCGTGGCGACTACGAAGTACTCACGGGTACCGACGTCGCCTCACTCGCGGCGGAGTTCGGCGCGGAACTGGCGGGCTACTTCGACCCGAGCGCCTGA
- a CDS encoding histone deacetylase family protein, producing MRFGFDDTCLEHDPGARHPESPDRLVAIKRGLSKRHGVTYEGATPATEANATAVHDAGYIEEIQSFCESGGGNWDPDTIACPETWPAALASAGLSMDAVRAALNGADGRNTPFALGRPPGHHAVEADAMGFCFLNNAAIAAQYALDDLDAERVAIFDWDVHHGNGTQDIFYDRGDVFYASIHEDGLYPGTGDLDETGEGDGVGTTLNVPFPRGFGDAEYCAAVEELLAPALAEFDPDLFVVSAGFDAHRHDPISRMHVSDEGYALLTDRVRDIAVETDAALAFVLEGGYSLDALADGIGMVHETFDGREPFEPAEDVDDDARVLLEEIRDVNQALGSK from the coding sequence ATGAGATTCGGGTTCGACGATACGTGTCTCGAACACGACCCAGGGGCGCGCCACCCCGAGAGCCCGGACCGCCTGGTCGCGATCAAGCGCGGTCTCTCGAAGCGCCACGGCGTCACCTACGAGGGCGCGACCCCCGCGACCGAGGCCAACGCGACAGCCGTCCACGACGCCGGCTACATCGAGGAGATCCAGTCGTTCTGTGAGTCCGGCGGTGGCAACTGGGACCCCGACACCATCGCGTGCCCAGAGACGTGGCCCGCCGCGCTCGCGAGCGCCGGGCTCTCGATGGACGCCGTGCGCGCCGCGCTGAACGGTGCGGACGGCCGCAACACGCCGTTCGCGCTCGGGCGGCCGCCCGGCCACCACGCCGTCGAGGCCGACGCGATGGGGTTCTGTTTCCTGAACAACGCCGCCATCGCCGCCCAGTACGCCCTCGACGACCTCGACGCGGAACGGGTCGCCATCTTCGACTGGGACGTCCACCACGGCAACGGCACGCAGGACATCTTCTACGACCGCGGTGACGTCTTCTACGCCTCCATCCACGAGGACGGTCTCTACCCGGGAACTGGCGACCTCGACGAGACGGGGGAAGGCGACGGCGTGGGCACGACGCTGAACGTGCCGTTCCCCCGCGGGTTCGGTGACGCGGAGTACTGCGCGGCCGTCGAGGAACTGCTCGCGCCCGCGCTCGCCGAGTTCGACCCGGACCTGTTCGTCGTGAGCGCGGGCTTCGACGCCCACCGCCACGACCCGATCTCCCGGATGCACGTCTCCGACGAGGGGTACGCCCTGCTCACCGACCGCGTCCGCGACATCGCCGTGGAGACGGACGCCGCGCTCGCGTTCGTCCTCGAGGGCGGCTACAGTCTGGACGCGCTCGCCGACGGCATCGGCATGGTCCACGAGACGTTCGACGGCCGCGAACCGTTCGAACCAGCGGAGGACGTCGACGACGACGCCCGCGTGCTACTCGAGGAGATCCGCGACGTCAATCAGGCGCTCGGGTCGAAGTAG
- a CDS encoding MBL fold metallo-hydrolase encodes MVVTVSEGVWCIDCQTLDQPNAFIVEDDELTLVDAGWPGDVATVERGLQAAGFEPADIDRVLLTHYDADHVGTLSKLAGLDAPLHIHGAEAPILAGEELPPWRARHGIEVLHRLYYRRLTLPDLPIRALDDGDTIGGFTAIHTPGHTPGHTAYIHEGLSAVFLGDLAYGLNDDLHASGWLTSFNTREVQESIHALLEHTLPHYVRVPRPRSGSQGRTRSPPGTPRRLNR; translated from the coding sequence ATGGTGGTGACCGTTAGTGAGGGAGTCTGGTGTATCGATTGCCAGACGCTCGACCAGCCAAACGCCTTCATAGTTGAGGACGACGAACTCACGCTCGTCGATGCGGGGTGGCCCGGCGATGTAGCAACGGTCGAACGCGGGCTCCAGGCCGCGGGGTTCGAACCCGCTGACATCGACAGAGTCCTCCTTACGCACTACGACGCCGACCACGTCGGCACACTGTCGAAGCTAGCAGGATTGGATGCTCCACTCCACATCCACGGAGCAGAAGCCCCGATTCTCGCTGGCGAGGAACTCCCACCGTGGCGTGCACGACACGGCATCGAGGTCCTCCACCGACTCTACTACCGGCGCCTTACACTTCCAGACCTCCCTATCCGCGCCCTCGATGATGGGGACACGATAGGGGGATTCACCGCAATCCACACACCCGGACACACCCCTGGGCATACGGCGTACATCCACGAGGGCCTCTCGGCGGTCTTCCTCGGCGATCTCGCATACGGACTCAACGATGACCTCCACGCCTCGGGCTGGCTCACGAGCTTTAACACACGGGAAGTTCAGGAAAGCATCCACGCACTCCTCGAGCACACACTGCCACATTACGTACGCGTGCCCAGGCCACGGTCCGGTTCTCAAGGACGCACACGCTCGCCTCCAGGCACTCCTCGCAGACTGAACCGATAA